The sequence TCAACGCCCGCCTCACGATCTTCAGAAATTCTCTTTTTTCTTTATCTTTTTGTTTGACTCCTCTTTTTATGGTTCCTCCTTCTGGTTGTTTCCAACTTTCGTTTAATTGCTTTAATCCTGTCACGAAGCACTGCCGCACGCTCGAATTCCATCAAAGAAACCGCTTCTGCCATCGCTTTATGGAGTTTTGCAAGTTCGTTGATATTGATATTTTCTGCATCTTCCCTCATTATGCTGTCGGCGACCGATGTCGCCCGCATAACCTCCTCGGTTGTCTTGATGATGCTCTCCGGAGTTATATTATGTTTTCTGTTATATTCAATCTGTTTATTCCTCCTCCGCTCCATCTCTTTTATCGCCCGACGCATTGAGTCTGTAAGTTCATCCGCATACATAATCACTTCACTGCGCACATTGCGCGCCGCCCTGCCCGCTGTCTGAATCAATGACCGCTCACTTCTGAGAAATCCCTCACGGTCTGCATCAAGAATCGCAACAAGCGCCACTTCGGGCAGATCAAGTCCCTCTCTTAAAAGATTGATGCCGACGAGCACATCGAACTCACCGAGCCTGAGAGCCCTGAGAATCTTCACCCGTTCAATTGCATCAATCTCCGAGTGCATATACCTCACCCTGATTCCGATCTCATTCAAATACTGTGCCAGGTCTTCTGCCATCCGCTTGGTAAGGGTGGTCACCAGCACCCTTTCTTTATTCTCCACCCTTTTCTGAATCTCGTTGATCAGATCATCAACCTGATTCTTCGCCGGCTTGACCGTGACCTTCGGGTCGACGATTCCCGTGGGACGGACGATCTGCTCTACAATGCGGTGGCCGGACTTCTCGATCTCCCATTGCCCCGGTGTCGCTGAAATACATATCGCCTGGTTGACCAAGGCGAGCACCTCGTGAAACTTCAGCGGTCTGTTTTCGAGAGCCGAAGGCAATCTGAATCCGTGTTCGACCAGATTAAGTTTGCGTGAGTGGTCGCCTTCATACATCGCATTGAGCTGGGGTATTGTGACATGCGACTCATCAATGACCAGGAGATAGTCGTCCGGAAAATAGTCGATCAGACAGAACGGCCTCTGCCCCGGTTTTCTGCCGGAAAGGTGCATCGAGTAATTTTCAATCCCTGAACAATAACCCAGTTCAAGGAGCATTTCAATATCGAACTTTGTTCTCTGGAGCAGACGCTGCGCTTCAAGGAGTTTGCCCCTGCTCTTGAAATACTCGACCCGTTGCTCGAGCTCTGCTTCAATCGCCTTCACCGCCTCTTCTATCCGCGGACGGGTCGTGATAAAATGTTTCGCCGGAAAGATAATGACCTCATCAAGCGTCTGCTTGAGCCTGCCCGTTGTCGGGTCAAAGACCGTAATCTTCTCTATGACGTCGCCAAAGAGTTCGACCCGAATACCGTCTTCCTCGTCTGCAGGATGGATGTCGACCGTATCACCGCGCACCCGAAAGGTTCCGCGGGAAAATTCGATGTCGTTCCTGGCATACTGGATTGAAACCAGTTCCTCAAGGAGGCGTTCCCGTGACTTTTTCCCGCCCTTTTCAAGATAGACCACAAGTTCTTTCACCTCTTCCGGAGAGCCGATATTATAGATACACGACACAGACGCCACGATGATCACATCCCTTCTCGTGAGCAAGGCAGACGTCGCCTTGAGCCGCAGTCGCTCGATCTCTTCATTTATCGAAGCATCCTTTTCAATATAGAGATCAGTCTCAGGCACATAGGCTTCAGGTTGATAATAGTCATAATATGAGATAAAATATTCCACTGCATTATCAGGAAAGAACTGTTTGAACTCACCGTAGAGCTGCGCCGCCAGGGTCTTGTTGTGTGAAATGATCAGGGTCGGTCGCTGGACCCGCTCGATTACGCTTGCAATGGTGAAGGTCTTGCCTGAACCCGTGACTCCCAGAAGTGTCTGGAATTTAAGATTTTTATTTATGCCGTGGACCAGTGCATCTATCGCTTCAGGTTGGTCGCCCCGCGGTGTAAAGGTGGAACGGAGTTTAAATTTCACGCTTCAGTATTCGATAAGCGCCTGAATCAACCGACAGCCTCAACCTCTGCGAGTAGGCGGTCACCTTCTCACCGCTCATCAGGTCAAGGTACACACCGTCCCAGGCAGGCAGTTCAACAAAAGATTCCCGGCCCCCGCAGTTGAGCACGATTATCACCCCGCCTCGATCATATGCATATACCTTTGTAATATCATTGATATACAGGGTGAAAAATTTATCTCCCTGGAGTTGAGGCGTGGACTTCCTTATTTTGATAAGTCTTTTAACCTCTTCAAAAAGAAGGGTATTCTGCTCGTTCTTATTCCAGTTGAAGCTGCCCGGATTGAGCGGCTCACAGCCCGACGCCCCGATCTCGTCGCCGTACATAATAACCGGTGAACCGATGGCGGTGAGGAGAAAAACATAAAGAAGTTTTATCTTATTGAAGTTTTCTTTATATATCCTCTGGTCATAGGTGGAGACCTTGATGAGATTTATTCCCTTTACCTGAGGTAGACTGAAAAAGAACCATTTCTGGAGTCGATCATTGAAGTCGCTCGTGGTTATGGTGTTATTGATGAAGTAATCTCTCAAAAGTTTTGTGATACTGCTGTTGTAACAGCCGTCAAATCCGTTGCCGCCGATCAACTGAGGAGCACTGCCGAGCAGGAGGAGATCAGGATATCTGCGTTTCAAATTTTCACGGAGTGTCCTGGCAAAGTCTGCGGTGATGGTGGTGTCCTCGCCGATGTAAAAACCGTCGAAACCGAAATGTTTCCAGTATTCCAGATAGCCGATCAGATAATTCTTGACCTGGGGATTGTTCAGATCAAGACAGGGAAAACGGTGGTCTGAACGCCAGCATCTGTAATTCGGCGGCGAAGTCTTTATCGGAGTCGAACCGATCTGATACCAGTTTATGTATTTTGATTCCTTACCGTTCTTCATAATGTCGCTGAAAGTCGGAAAATCAGTACCCGTATGTGTAAAGGTCACGCTGAGAACTATCTTTTTGTTCCGCTTGTGTATCTCACTTATCAACCTCTTGAGGTCTGTGGTGTCGCCGAAATGGGGATCGATTGTAGCATAGTCCTTTGGATTGAGTTTGTGATTTGAATTGGCGGAGAATATCGGCTGGAGCAGAATAATGTCAGGTCCCAGGGAATCTATATAAGAGAGTTTCTCGGTTATACCCTTTAAATCACCGCCGTACGGATCCCATTTCTTGGGCCTCTCCCCCCATTTAAGTTTCTTTTTCGGATCATTTGTCGGATCGCCGTTATAGAATCCATCAGGGAATATCGAGTAATAGATCTTACCGTTCGCCCATGACGGTGTGGTGAAGTGCGGGACACCGGGTTTGAACTCACCGGTCTCAGGACAGCGGAGTGTATCAGCGGTACCCAGTACCAGGAAATAATAACTGAATCCTGAATCCATGGGAACAGACGAAGCAACGAAATAATCGAATTCCTTATCACTGTATACCTTCTTCATTCTCTTTCTACTCTCTCCGGCAATAAGATATGCCTCCCTGACTCCCACCTTCCTCGTCCTCAACTTTATCTCTGATGCAGGCGGATTCACATAGAAAAGACTCCTGTAATTATGATATACGTCACCTGCCTGAATTGCGGGACTGATTAAGGGTAAAAATACTAAAATATAGATTATTACTAAATATTTCATACGAAATTCTACATAATTTGTATATATTGTCAAGATCAAGATGTAGACTTAAGTGTTCTGTGGTTTAGGACGAAGGGCGGAGGGCTAAGGGCATAGGGCGAAGAGCTAAGGGGAAAGGGAGAATAAAGGCATTTCGGATTTCGGAA comes from candidate division WOR-3 bacterium and encodes:
- the uvrB gene encoding excinuclease ABC subunit UvrB, with the protein product MKFKLRSTFTPRGDQPEAIDALVHGINKNLKFQTLLGVTGSGKTFTIASVIERVQRPTLIISHNKTLAAQLYGEFKQFFPDNAVEYFISYYDYYQPEAYVPETDLYIEKDASINEEIERLRLKATSALLTRRDVIIVASVSCIYNIGSPEEVKELVVYLEKGGKKSRERLLEELVSIQYARNDIEFSRGTFRVRGDTVDIHPADEEDGIRVELFGDVIEKITVFDPTTGRLKQTLDEVIIFPAKHFITTRPRIEEAVKAIEAELEQRVEYFKSRGKLLEAQRLLQRTKFDIEMLLELGYCSGIENYSMHLSGRKPGQRPFCLIDYFPDDYLLVIDESHVTIPQLNAMYEGDHSRKLNLVEHGFRLPSALENRPLKFHEVLALVNQAICISATPGQWEIEKSGHRIVEQIVRPTGIVDPKVTVKPAKNQVDDLINEIQKRVENKERVLVTTLTKRMAEDLAQYLNEIGIRVRYMHSEIDAIERVKILRALRLGEFDVLVGINLLREGLDLPEVALVAILDADREGFLRSERSLIQTAGRAARNVRSEVIMYADELTDSMRRAIKEMERRRNKQIEYNRKHNITPESIIKTTEEVMRATSVADSIMREDAENININELAKLHKAMAEAVSLMEFERAAVLRDRIKAIKRKLETTRRRNHKKRSQTKR